A segment of the Candidatus Bathyarchaeum sp. genome:
CGTTAATGTCAAACAAAAATCGGGTAAGGCCCGAACGCAGACGTTCTTCTTTCATTTTTGCTCGTTTTGCGACTTCTTTGTACATTTCCATTAACAGGTTAATGTTTTGCCAGGAAAAATATTCAGCAACCGCATTAAGGTCAGAGCGCAAATTAAGGTAATGGTGACTGAGGACGTTTTGTTCTTCTTCAGTTAACTCCGTTAAGGCCGATACTCCAACAAACTCAGCAGGAATACCTAAAGAATAAAAGGTCGCAGCAAAAGTGATGGCTCGAGGAAGGGCAACACCTTCAACTACGTTTCTGCTGTAACCAAAAAGTCCAATGTGCAGTTTTCGAGCCCGACGTTTTGGAATATACGGCACCACACTGGAAATCAAGGGCGCTAAATCTTCCACAATCAACTGATATTTTGTCTGGAACTTTTTAATCACCTGAAGCAAAAGTTTCTCTTCTTCGGAATCAATAAGAACGGTTTCCCCAAAGGGAAGCTTCTCGTTAAGAGTGGAAACAACACGCTTAACCTCACCAAGAGCAAAGTCATACTTTAAACCCGACTGAACAGTAGCGGTGGAAACTCCTTGATATTCCTTCAAGAAAAGCTCCAAATTATCCGGCGACAAATGACCCCTAAAGGGTAAAGAACCCACACCAACAATGGGATACAAGGGAACCCCCTTGCGGTTTTCTAAAGTTTTCAGTTTAGATAAGGCAATCTTTGAAAGAGCAGTAGCACAAACCAAACCATAGTTAAGGGCAGGATCAGATCGCGCCAGAAAAACCCGTACATAATGTGGTTTAACTGCGTCGATATAGGGTTCAACTATTTTGTCTGCGTTCAATAAGCTGTCCATATCCTCAATCAAAGGAATTATCTGAATACTACTTGGACGAACGGCCCCAATCCAATCCCTGACCGTTACTGAATTCTGCAGTTCGATGTCTTGTACTCCAACGATTGCTTTTCTGTAATAGTTAAACAAAGACAATAACTCGCTACTGTCGGTAGTCATGGGAAGAATAATCTCAAAAATTGGTGCCATATCGCACTTGTAAAATGCTGAAGCAACATCACAACTTGCAGTAATGTTTTGGAGGGTTTCCACAACGATTTTGCGTTCAGTTGCTTCTACGCGGGGATTTGGAATACGATAAGTCAAGAAAATGTTCTTGCCAAGCAGGTTATCCTTGAAATAATCCGGGTTAAAACTCAAAAGTTTACGAACAACACGGATGTCAGTATCTTTGCCTTCGGAGTCCCACATAACCTCATGGCATCCTAGTTCTTTATAGGCAAAATAGGCTTCTTGAATCTCAGAATCTCCTTCAATCAATTCTTCTGTTTGCCAAAAAGGAGCCGAAGCATTATCCGGATGCTGCGTTGACATAGAACGCGGAATTATTCGATCACCAGAAAAACTTGACACTAAACTTTAACCCCAACTAACCAAGAGTCATAGAACAAACACGACATTAATATACTCACTTGTTTGCCTTTCACCCAATCAGCAACTAACTCCACAACTTTAGAGAAAATAAAAACCTAAGTTACCATTTTAATGCCGTCTGCCACTGCATCTGCCCGCTTAAGGTTACCAACCAAAACGTTGCGCCTATACGAGCTTGTAAAAAACTTGGCCAACTGCTTCACAATATAGTCAGGACGAACAAAAAAATCTTGGTAAGCATCATGAATCAGTTTCGCGATTTCTTTGGCGGGAACTGTGTCAGGACAAACATCCGAAACCATAACTCCCGTTTCCCAGTGTTTTTCTTCATCCACTAAACCTTGAGTTTTTAATTCTTCCCAGATGTCGGTTCCCGGAAAAGTAGCTAAAATGTTGAACTGAGGAATATCAACCTGTAACTTTTGAGCAAACTTGAAAGTGTTTTTAATCTCTTGCTTTGTTTCGTGAGGCGCCCCAACAATAAAGGAGGCAACAATAACATCCATTCCAACGTTACGAGCCCGTTTAACAGCAGCAAAAGCCTGCTGAGGAGTGATTTCTTTATCGTAATAATCTAAAACTTTCTGGGTGCCATTCTCAATGCCAAAATAAATCATCTTACAGTTCGCCTTGTGCATTTCCTGCAACATTTCTTGCGGACAATGGTCAACCCGACCTTCCGCAAAAAACTCCACATCAACTTTCTCGTCTTTTAGTCTTCGGCACAATTCAATAACCCGTTTCGGATTCAATGTAAAGTTATCATCCACAAACATGAACTGCTTGTAGCCTTGACTGCTCAAAAGGTGCATTTCTTCCATTATGTTATCAACAGACCTAGCCCGCCACAAAGTCCGAGCTAAACGTCTGCATCCACAAAAACGGCACTTGTAGACACAGCCCCGAGAAGTAACAAAATTACTGAACTTTTTAGGTGCAACAACTACTCCAGCAGTAGTATTATGATAATCAATATCCAACAAGGTTCGGTCCGGAAAAGGCAACGAATTAATGTCCTTGATAAGAGGCCGGTCAGGGGTTGTAATTATTTTTTTGTTGTTTCTGAAATTGATTCCCAAAACTTTTTTGAGGTCACCATTTTTTTCTAAACATTGAGCCAACTCAAGACTGGTATGCTCTCCTTCACCCCGAACAATGAAGTCCACTGCAGGATATTTTTTCAAAATTCGTTCAGCGTTAAATGTGGCAAAAAAGTTACCAAAAACAATTGAAACATTGGGGTTTTCTTTTTTCACAGTTTCTGCAATAAGGGCTGCTTTTCTACCAGTGGCACTACAAGTAGAAAAACCAAGAATATCTGGGTTTTCTTTTTTGACCCAGTCTACGGTGTCTTTTAATGTGTAGCCTTTTGGGGCTTCATCGATTATAGAAATATCAATTCCGTTTTCTCTAAGATAAGTCGCAATGTATAACATACCCAAAGGCGGAGCGGCGCCCACCATTTTTTTAACATCTTCGATAGGCAACTCAGGATTTGGTCCCGGATTAATGAAAGAAAACTTCATGATATATCCTATTCCAGTCCGTAACTTTTCTGCAGACGCATTTAAATTTACTGTCAAAAAAGAGTAATATCAATTATCTGGAAAACCAATGTTTAATAATAGAAGTAATAGGACCAGTTTTTTCTTGTCCATAACGACAAAATGGCTTGGTTAAATGTCTCTGAGAACTAGGCGAGGTGACAAAAAGCCCAAGTTTAAGGTCACGTTCTTTACTGATTTCAAGTTTTGTTAATTCAGAAGAACGAAAACCACACTTGTCACACCTAAATCCTTGATTGAAACCCATGGACTTGAGGCGTTTTTCACATTCAGGACAAATTGGATTAACAAACACTAATTTTGGAACAAGCTCCAAAACCTCAAGCTTTTCAAGATTAATAGTCAACTGTCCATTTGAAAGTTCACGAACCCCGCCATAAACTTTCACAACATCGCCTTGCATCAGTTTTCTTGCAACCTTACACAAAGTAACTGTTGGTTTGTACGCAGCACAATCCACTTGCCCTGTTTCATCCTTAAGCCCAAAAATTACATGACCTCCTTGAATTACGTTGGGAGCCTTTGAAACCACGCCTTGCACAACAACAGGATTGTTTGGCTTGATTTCTTTAACGGTAAGAATTCGTTGTAAGTGGGCATCGGTTCCTTGGTTTGTGCGAAAAATCATCCAACGCTCTATAGGTTCATCTATGTCAAGCATTTCATAGGCGTCTTTTACTGCTTGTGCGGTTTCACCTCGGATTCCACAAAAAATTGGGTCAGGTCCTCTTGGCGTTATGAGAACTCTGCCTGTTTCTGGGTCTATGTTATTGTAGGTAAGGTTAGATTTTTCATCCATTTTTTTTACTGAAGAAGCTTGAATTCTTCGAGGCTTGCCAATATTTTCAGAAACTCGATAAGAAATAATCTCAAAAGTGTGATCCTTTGTGAGGTCTTCGCCGATGGCTGCTAATCCACCAATGGTTCCGCGTCCTTTTTTGAATTGGATTACTTCAGCGTTCACTGTTTCTGCCAGAGTTAACGCGTCGGCAACTGTTAGCATGCTTTGTTTTGCTTTTGTGGCAAAATCTTTGATTTCCTGAGGTACTTCTCCAGAAAAGAAAATAATTCCCGGGTTTGTTTCACCATAACCGAGTTTAGAGTTTCTTTCGACAGTTTCTAAAACTGTTTTTTTAATTTCACAAACAAGGTTTTCATCGCATTCAACGGAAAGGCATAATGCTCCGTTGCCGCGGGTTTTCCATGGAACGTTTGGGTTAAGCCTGACTAGTCTGGGGTAATCAAGAAAACAAACTCCCATGTTGTCTAGTTTTTCTACGAGAAGAGCGGCCACGTATGTGGTACAGCCTCCGTTGGGGGAGTCTGTGTCGTCGAATCCTATGTGTAGCTTAACCATTGTTTAGCTTCCGCTCATGCAGGTAATGTGGTTTGGGGATAAGAACATTCAGTTAAAAAGCTGTTAAGTTCAAAAAAGTTAGAAAAAAGGGAAAGTGGAGGTTACTTTTGTCCCTCGATAACAATCATTGTTAGGGTTGACCGAACTTTGTCCAGTCTCCTGACATTCCATGTGACGATTTCTTTTAGTTTTTCCATGGTGTCTGCACCGACTTTGGCCACCACATCATAGACTCCATAAACCATGTAGGACTCTTTTACTGCGTCGATTGTTCGTAATTCATTCAATACTTCGCTTTCGCATCCTATTTCCGTGTTTATTAACACAAAAGCCATAGGCATAAAATCATCACTCCACAAGATAAGGATAGTTCATGATTGCCTAAATAATTTGTGGCATTTATGTCAAAAAACACCTGATTTTCGAGAGGTATAAAGGGCAATAAAGGTTTAAACATACACTGTTTAGAATCGACAACTATAAAGAATCGGGCAACGAAGAAGTAGTTGGTGAATGTTTCTCTTGCAGTGCGAAGTTTGTGGCCGAAAAATTTTTGGTGCCCCTATCAGGGGAATAATTGAAGGCGTTAATATGACTGTTTGTAGCCAATGTGGCAAACTCAGTTCAGGCTTTTGGGAACCTAAACGCCAACCTAAACCACAGGTAAAAAGTATGAATCGTCAACCTGTTCAGGCTTTTTCAAAACGAAAACCCAAAGCAAGAATTCCTGAAACAATAGAAATTGCAGACGATTACCCCCATCTAATCAGACAAGCAAGAGAAGACGCAGGATTAAGCCATGACGAATTAGGCAAGAAAACTAAAGAAAAGGTTTCAGTTATCCGCAAAATTGAAAGTGGAAAAATGATTCCAGACCTTGCCCTTGCAGAAAAGCTTGAGCATACGTTGAAGATTACTCTTCGGGTGCCAGTTGTTGAGTCCGATAACAAATTTAATTCCACTCCTAAACCGTCTGGGACTACTTTAGGAGATCTAATTCAGTTCGAGCTGAAGAAAGAGGGGGAAAAAAAGTAACAAAGGTAATCCTCGTTCAGCGACGGCTTGCCAATGAACCTGCAAGCCTAGATGAACTCAAAGGCCTAGCTAAAGCAGCAGGATACACTATTGTAGGGTCAATGGAACAAATCAGAAAACGTGACCCCAGTTACCAGATTGGACGCGGTAAAACAAATGAACTGGTTGAACTTGTAAAAGAAACAGGTGCGGAAAAAATCATTTTTGATAACGATATGTCTCCGGTTCAATGTTATAACTTAGCTGCCCTTACAGGAATAGAGGTTATCGACCGTTTTCAGCTCATACTTGAAATATTTTTGCTGCGGGCTTCAACTTATGAAGCAGAACTGCAAGTTCAGTTAGCCAGTCTTCGTTACGAGCTTTCAAGGGCAAAAGAGCGCATAAAACTTGGAAAAATGGATGAACAACCGGGTTTTATGGGGCTGGGAAAGTACGAAATCGATGTTTACTTTGAAAGGGTCAAACATCAAATCGGC
Coding sequences within it:
- the ppcA gene encoding phosphoenolpyruvate carboxylase, coding for MSSFSGDRIIPRSMSTQHPDNASAPFWQTEELIEGDSEIQEAYFAYKELGCHEVMWDSEGKDTDIRVVRKLLSFNPDYFKDNLLGKNIFLTYRIPNPRVEATERKIVVETLQNITASCDVASAFYKCDMAPIFEIILPMTTDSSELLSLFNYYRKAIVGVQDIELQNSVTVRDWIGAVRPSSIQIIPLIEDMDSLLNADKIVEPYIDAVKPHYVRVFLARSDPALNYGLVCATALSKIALSKLKTLENRKGVPLYPIVGVGSLPFRGHLSPDNLELFLKEYQGVSTATVQSGLKYDFALGEVKRVVSTLNEKLPFGETVLIDSEEEKLLLQVIKKFQTKYQLIVEDLAPLISSVVPYIPKRRARKLHIGLFGYSRNVVEGVALPRAITFAATFYSLGIPAEFVGVSALTELTEEEQNVLSHHYLNLRSDLNAVAEYFSWQNINLLMEMYKEVAKRAKMKEERLRSGLTRFLFDINVAQDNLGVKFGPRTLKERKYENSVNNFLISYLEQHDKQAKYYVNEAAQLRKSLG
- a CDS encoding B12-binding domain-containing radical SAM protein, producing the protein MKFSFINPGPNPELPIEDVKKMVGAAPPLGMLYIATYLRENGIDISIIDEAPKGYTLKDTVDWVKKENPDILGFSTCSATGRKAALIAETVKKENPNVSIVFGNFFATFNAERILKKYPAVDFIVRGEGEHTSLELAQCLEKNGDLKKVLGINFRNNKKIITTPDRPLIKDINSLPFPDRTLLDIDYHNTTAGVVVAPKKFSNFVTSRGCVYKCRFCGCRRLARTLWRARSVDNIMEEMHLLSSQGYKQFMFVDDNFTLNPKRVIELCRRLKDEKVDVEFFAEGRVDHCPQEMLQEMHKANCKMIYFGIENGTQKVLDYYDKEITPQQAFAAVKRARNVGMDVIVASFIVGAPHETKQEIKNTFKFAQKLQVDIPQFNILATFPGTDIWEELKTQGLVDEEKHWETGVMVSDVCPDTVPAKEIAKLIHDAYQDFFVRPDYIVKQLAKFFTSSYRRNVLVGNLKRADAVADGIKMVT
- a CDS encoding tRNA(Ile)(2)-agmatinylcytidine synthase, producing the protein MVKLHIGFDDTDSPNGGCTTYVAALLVEKLDNMGVCFLDYPRLVRLNPNVPWKTRGNGALCLSVECDENLVCEIKKTVLETVERNSKLGYGETNPGIIFFSGEVPQEIKDFATKAKQSMLTVADALTLAETVNAEVIQFKKGRGTIGGLAAIGEDLTKDHTFEIISYRVSENIGKPRRIQASSVKKMDEKSNLTYNNIDPETGRVLITPRGPDPIFCGIRGETAQAVKDAYEMLDIDEPIERWMIFRTNQGTDAHLQRILTVKEIKPNNPVVVQGVVSKAPNVIQGGHVIFGLKDETGQVDCAAYKPTVTLCKVARKLMQGDVVKVYGGVRELSNGQLTINLEKLEVLELVPKLVFVNPICPECEKRLKSMGFNQGFRCDKCGFRSSELTKLEISKERDLKLGLFVTSPSSQRHLTKPFCRYGQEKTGPITSIIKHWFSR
- a CDS encoding Lrp/AsnC ligand binding domain-containing protein, with amino-acid sequence MPMAFVLINTEIGCESEVLNELRTIDAVKESYMVYGVYDVVAKVGADTMEKLKEIVTWNVRRLDKVRSTLTMIVIEGQK
- a CDS encoding multiprotein bridging factor aMBF1; this encodes MQCEVCGRKIFGAPIRGIIEGVNMTVCSQCGKLSSGFWEPKRQPKPQVKSMNRQPVQAFSKRKPKARIPETIEIADDYPHLIRQAREDAGLSHDELGKKTKEKVSVIRKIESGKMIPDLALAEKLEHTLKITLRVPVVESDNKFNSTPKPSGTTLGDLIQFELKKEGEKK